One genomic window of Micromonospora sp. WMMD1128 includes the following:
- a CDS encoding 4a-hydroxytetrahydrobiopterin dehydratase produces MGTLTGAQIDDAGLDGWTYLLGALHTRIRTPDFAAGLALVAAVGAEAERVDHHPDLDLRYTFVDVRLWSHDVGGVTGRDLRLARTISALAADAGLTPSPAGLARLELGLDSPEHAAVAPFWRAVLAWERPGDGDTADDEVRDPAGALPTIWFQASGRDEPRQRWHPDVWVDPAEVAPRIEAALAAGGTLVSDAEAPNFWVLADPDGNRVCLCTWQGRG; encoded by the coding sequence ATGGGCACGTTGACCGGAGCACAGATCGACGACGCCGGGCTGGACGGGTGGACGTACCTGCTCGGGGCGCTGCACACCCGCATCCGTACCCCCGATTTCGCGGCCGGACTGGCGTTGGTGGCCGCGGTCGGCGCGGAGGCCGAGCGGGTCGACCATCATCCCGACCTGGACCTGCGCTACACGTTCGTGGACGTGCGGCTGTGGTCGCACGACGTCGGCGGGGTCACCGGCCGTGACCTGCGGCTGGCCCGGACCATCTCGGCGCTCGCCGCCGACGCCGGCCTGACGCCCTCCCCCGCCGGCCTGGCCCGGCTGGAACTCGGGCTGGACAGCCCGGAGCACGCCGCCGTGGCGCCGTTCTGGCGGGCGGTCCTGGCGTGGGAGCGCCCCGGCGACGGAGACACCGCCGACGACGAGGTGCGCGATCCGGCCGGCGCGCTGCCGACGATCTGGTTCCAGGCGTCGGGCCGCGACGAGCCCCGGCAGCGCTGGCACCCGGACGTGTGGGTCGACCCGGCCGAGGTCGCGCCGCGCATCGAGGCGGCGCTGGCGGCCGGCGGCACGCTTGTCAGCGACGCGGAGGCGCCGAACTTCTGGGTGCTCGCCGACCCGGACGGCAACCGGGTCTGCCTCTGCACCTGGCAGGGACGCGGCTGA
- a CDS encoding TetR/AcrR family transcriptional regulator codes for MPLDEIARRAGVGTGTVYRHFPSKDALFEAVVTDRLAQLFATVRSLGAAEEPGDAFLAVFREMVAAALFNRALCEAFDAREMPHSTSLPTTQGAFREALGGILRRAQRAGAVRADLDPADVIALVLACVAAEGAAKADTPGRMTEMMIEVFRPDRMTDGVPGFVTRPAAVPQERYETSDIGVAPVTPPAGRPATCDMCGTAIATAQTGRPARYCSSRCRQRAHRLRTQENASRTP; via the coding sequence GTGCCGCTGGACGAGATCGCCCGCCGCGCCGGCGTCGGGACCGGCACCGTGTACCGGCACTTCCCCAGCAAGGACGCGCTCTTCGAGGCCGTGGTCACCGACCGACTGGCGCAACTCTTCGCCACCGTACGCAGCCTCGGCGCCGCGGAGGAACCCGGTGACGCATTCCTCGCGGTGTTCCGCGAGATGGTCGCCGCCGCACTGTTCAACAGGGCGCTCTGTGAGGCGTTCGACGCCCGCGAGATGCCCCACTCGACGTCGCTGCCGACCACTCAGGGCGCCTTCCGGGAGGCACTCGGGGGGATCCTCCGCCGGGCGCAGCGGGCCGGCGCGGTCCGGGCCGACCTCGACCCCGCCGACGTGATCGCCCTCGTGCTGGCCTGTGTCGCGGCCGAGGGGGCCGCAAAGGCGGACACGCCGGGACGGATGACCGAGATGATGATCGAGGTGTTCCGTCCGGATCGGATGACCGATGGAGTTCCGGGTTTCGTGACAAGGCCCGCCGCAGTGCCGCAAGAGCGTTACGAAACTAGCGACATCGGGGTAGCGCCGGTCACCCCGCCGGCAGGCCGGCCGGCCACCTGCGACATGTGCGGGACCGCGATCGCCACGGCACAGACCGGCAGGCCGGCCCGCTATTGCAGCTCCCGCTGCCGGCAGCGGGCGCACCGCCTACGCACGCAGGAGAACGCGAGCCGCACCCCCTGA
- a CDS encoding UdgX family uracil-DNA binding protein (This protein belongs to the uracil DNA glycosylase superfamily, members of which act in excision repair of DNA. However, it belongs more specifically to UdgX branch, whose founding member was found to bind uracil in DNA (where it does not belong), without cleaving it, appears to promote DNA repair by a pathway involving RecA, rather than base excision.), producing MVETGSAPGAQEFIPPEADTIAALRAASAGCRGCELYRDASQTVFGRGDERARVVLVGEQPGDVEDQQGLPFVGPAGRLLRRAVDDAGLDPGQLYLTNAVKHFRFELRGRRRIHQTPDRVHITACRPWLVAEFARLHPEVVVVLGATAAKALLGPTFRVTRQRGELLPWPAAAQHPEDFAGVPVDRAGAVADAPTTRLLATIHPSAVLRADNQDIAYEGLVADLKVAAGALR from the coding sequence ATGGTCGAGACCGGGAGCGCGCCTGGGGCGCAGGAGTTCATCCCGCCGGAGGCGGACACCATCGCCGCGCTGCGGGCGGCGTCGGCCGGCTGCCGGGGCTGCGAGCTGTACCGGGACGCGTCACAGACCGTCTTCGGGCGGGGTGACGAGCGCGCCCGGGTGGTCCTCGTCGGCGAGCAGCCGGGAGACGTGGAGGACCAGCAGGGACTGCCGTTCGTCGGCCCGGCCGGTCGGCTGCTGCGCCGGGCCGTCGACGACGCCGGCCTCGACCCCGGCCAGCTCTACCTGACGAACGCGGTGAAGCACTTCCGCTTCGAACTGCGCGGCAGGCGGCGCATCCACCAGACCCCGGACCGGGTGCACATCACCGCCTGCCGGCCCTGGCTGGTCGCCGAGTTCGCCCGGCTGCACCCGGAGGTCGTGGTGGTGCTCGGCGCCACCGCCGCCAAGGCGCTGCTCGGCCCCACGTTCCGGGTGACGAGGCAGCGCGGCGAGCTGCTGCCGTGGCCGGCCGCCGCGCAACATCCGGAGGACTTCGCCGGGGTGCCGGTGGACCGCGCCGGCGCGGTCGCCGACGCGCCGACCACCCGGCTGCTCGCGACCATCCACCCGTCCGCCGTGCTACGCGCCGACAACCAGGACATCGCGTACGAGGGCCTGGTCGCCGACCTGAAGGTGGCCGCAGGGGCACTGCGCTGA
- a CDS encoding sporulation protein has protein sequence MRVTGVSRGGFWTGLSVSSTLSNPSTRPGLRLPGRVTLAAEGEDVPVRRIRLGLVAQVEPEDPGAPRRLVQYHHWTVAGRFVVPAGRRRAVDFAVPLPWETPVTVFGGVPLMTLRTGLRTEVSVDPDLDQGEMVPVLIHPLPTQQHLLAALGTLGFVMRQAGLQQGRLPVVEQTLPFQQRLGFWVAPLYAGPITELEVIMLTNSAGMEVLFWLDRRLALAGVTHQSISRFRVWHAGADRRDWVSTVDGWLRHAIDRHAAAAAHADWSATIRESAHVSRAPDQPVAPGYGLGGTAGSAGVGGSGAGDGT, from the coding sequence GTGCGGGTGACGGGGGTGTCTCGGGGGGGCTTCTGGACCGGGCTGTCGGTCAGCAGCACCCTGAGCAACCCGAGCACCCGGCCCGGTCTGCGGCTGCCGGGACGGGTGACGCTTGCCGCCGAGGGGGAGGACGTCCCGGTCCGGCGTATCCGGCTGGGACTCGTCGCGCAGGTCGAGCCGGAGGATCCGGGCGCGCCGCGCCGGCTCGTGCAATATCACCATTGGACGGTCGCCGGGCGGTTCGTGGTGCCGGCCGGCCGGCGGCGGGCGGTCGACTTCGCCGTACCGCTGCCCTGGGAGACGCCGGTGACGGTGTTCGGCGGGGTGCCGTTGATGACCCTGCGCACCGGGCTGCGTACCGAGGTGTCCGTCGACCCGGACCTGGACCAGGGCGAGATGGTGCCGGTCCTCATCCATCCGCTGCCCACCCAGCAGCACCTGCTCGCCGCGCTCGGCACGCTCGGCTTCGTGATGCGGCAGGCGGGACTCCAGCAGGGCCGGCTGCCCGTGGTGGAACAGACGTTGCCGTTCCAGCAGCGGCTCGGGTTCTGGGTCGCCCCGCTCTACGCCGGGCCGATCACCGAGCTGGAAGTGATCATGTTGACGAACTCAGCCGGGATGGAGGTGCTGTTCTGGCTGGACCGGCGGCTCGCCCTGGCCGGGGTGACCCACCAGAGCATCAGCCGGTTCCGGGTCTGGCACGCCGGGGCGGACCGGCGGGACTGGGTCTCCACCGTGGACGGCTGGTTGCGGCACGCCATCGACAGGCACGCCGCCGCCGCCGCGCACGCGGACTGGTCCGCCACGATCCGCGAGTCGGCGCACGTCAGCCGCGCTCCCGACCAGCCGGTGGCCCCCGGTTACGGCCTGGGCGGCACAGCCGGCAGCGCCGGCGTAGGCGGCTCCGGCGCCGGCGACGGCACCTGA
- a CDS encoding bifunctional pyridoxamine 5'-phosphate oxidase family protein/GNAT family N-acetyltransferase — MYPPTHRTTATRTRDRMHYDRATAHALLDEAYHCALSFVVDGEPRVLPTLHVRVDDTLYLHGSTGSRPLLAARGEAGLAVCVAVTHLDGLVYARSQFHHSANYRSVVVHGAARLVDDADEKARVLTALVEKVAAGRSADSRPPNRRELAETAVLALPLREVSVRMRTGGVNDEPADESLPHWAGVLPLRLTPGRPEPADGVTAPVPAYLRPARSAWLEPVVLRGAHVVLEPLDLAHADDLYAATDDPEVWRHLGSPQPDDVAGMRRILAAYLDAQQRGEQVCWVQRCAATGAVVGATSWYEVDPARRSLAIGYTWLGRPWWRTGINTEAKLLLLARAFEELDAIRVAWHTDIRNERSQRAIERLGATREGVLRRHRQRPDGSWRDTAQYSMLAEEWPAARHALRARV, encoded by the coding sequence ATGTACCCTCCGACCCATCGCACCACCGCCACCCGCACCCGCGACCGGATGCACTACGACCGGGCCACCGCCCACGCGCTGCTCGACGAGGCGTACCACTGCGCGCTGTCGTTCGTGGTGGACGGTGAGCCGCGCGTCCTCCCGACCCTGCACGTCCGCGTCGACGACACGCTCTACCTGCACGGCTCCACCGGCAGCCGGCCGCTGCTCGCCGCCCGGGGCGAGGCCGGGCTGGCGGTCTGCGTCGCGGTCACCCACCTCGACGGGCTGGTCTACGCCCGCTCGCAGTTCCACCACAGCGCCAACTACCGGTCCGTCGTCGTGCACGGCGCCGCCCGCCTCGTCGACGACGCCGACGAGAAGGCCCGGGTGCTGACCGCGCTCGTGGAGAAGGTGGCCGCCGGCCGGTCCGCCGACAGCCGGCCGCCGAACCGGCGCGAGCTGGCCGAGACGGCGGTGCTGGCGCTGCCGCTGCGCGAGGTGTCGGTGCGGATGCGCACCGGCGGGGTGAACGACGAGCCGGCCGACGAGAGCCTGCCGCACTGGGCCGGGGTGCTGCCGCTGCGCCTCACGCCGGGGCGACCCGAGCCGGCCGACGGGGTGACCGCGCCGGTGCCGGCGTACCTGCGACCGGCGCGCTCGGCCTGGCTGGAGCCGGTGGTGCTGCGCGGCGCGCACGTGGTGCTGGAGCCGCTCGACCTCGCGCACGCCGACGACCTGTACGCGGCCACCGATGACCCGGAGGTGTGGCGGCATCTGGGCAGCCCGCAGCCGGACGACGTCGCCGGGATGCGCCGGATCCTCGCCGCCTACCTCGACGCCCAGCAACGCGGCGAGCAGGTGTGCTGGGTGCAGCGCTGCGCCGCGACGGGCGCCGTCGTCGGCGCCACCTCCTGGTACGAGGTCGACCCGGCCCGCCGGTCGCTGGCGATCGGCTACACCTGGCTGGGTCGGCCGTGGTGGCGCACCGGCATCAACACCGAGGCGAAGCTGCTGCTGCTCGCCCGGGCGTTCGAGGAGTTGGACGCGATCCGGGTGGCCTGGCACACCGACATCCGCAACGAGCGTTCCCAGCGGGCGATCGAACGGCTCGGCGCGACCCGCGAGGGTGTGCTGCGGCGGCACCGGCAGCGCCCCGACGGCTCCTGGCGCGACACCGCGCAGTACTCGATGCTCGCCGAGGAGTGGCCCGCCGCCCGGCACGCCCTACGCGCCCGAGTGTAA
- a CDS encoding DUF3046 domain-containing protein yields the protein MRLTDFWARLEEAFGPGYAASIASDQVLSQLGGRTVEQALAAGEETHVVWRAVVAAYPDRVPARLR from the coding sequence GTGCGGCTGACCGACTTCTGGGCGCGGCTGGAGGAGGCGTTCGGGCCGGGCTACGCGGCCAGCATCGCCAGCGACCAGGTGTTGTCCCAACTCGGCGGGCGGACCGTCGAGCAGGCCCTGGCCGCCGGTGAGGAAACGCATGTGGTGTGGCGCGCGGTGGTGGCCGCGTATCCCGACCGGGTGCCCGCGCGACTACGCTGA
- a CDS encoding acyl-CoA dehydrogenase family protein gives MEQHLYQPVHEEFRDLCRRFLAREAVPHHERWEAEGIVDREVWRKAGAAGLLGPDVDPAYGGGGQRDFRFNAVLDEEIVAAGCTGLGFGLHNDVVAPYLTELTTDDQRQRWLPGFCSGDLVTAIAMSEPGAGSDLAGIRTTAVRDGDSLVLNGQKTFITNGEMADLVVVVVKTAPDRGAHGVSLVAVERGTPGFDRGRRLAKVGLKANDTAELFFDDCRVPAENLIGVENQGFYHLMANLPRERLSIAVGAVAACEKLLALTVGYARSREAFGRPIGAFQHNRFLLAELDTEVTIARTFVNHCVAEHDAGRLSVTDAAKAKWWTTELQTRVADRCVQLHGGYGFMLEHPVAKAWLDSRVQTIYGGTTEIMKEIIGRGLGL, from the coding sequence ATGGAGCAGCATCTCTACCAGCCCGTCCACGAGGAGTTCCGGGACCTGTGCCGCCGGTTCCTGGCCCGGGAGGCGGTGCCGCACCACGAGCGGTGGGAGGCCGAGGGCATCGTCGACCGCGAGGTGTGGCGCAAGGCGGGCGCGGCCGGGCTGCTCGGTCCGGACGTCGACCCGGCGTACGGCGGTGGCGGGCAGCGTGACTTCCGGTTCAACGCGGTGCTCGACGAGGAGATCGTCGCGGCCGGCTGCACCGGGCTGGGCTTCGGCCTGCACAACGACGTGGTGGCGCCGTACCTGACCGAGTTGACCACCGACGACCAGCGCCAGCGTTGGCTGCCCGGTTTCTGCTCCGGCGACCTGGTCACCGCGATCGCGATGAGCGAGCCGGGCGCGGGCAGTGACCTGGCCGGCATCCGCACCACCGCGGTCCGCGACGGCGATTCGCTCGTGCTGAACGGCCAGAAGACGTTCATCACCAACGGGGAGATGGCCGACCTCGTGGTGGTGGTGGTCAAGACCGCCCCGGACCGGGGCGCGCACGGCGTGAGCCTGGTGGCGGTGGAGCGCGGCACCCCCGGCTTCGACCGGGGTCGCCGGCTGGCCAAGGTCGGCCTGAAGGCCAACGACACCGCCGAGCTGTTCTTCGACGACTGCCGGGTGCCGGCGGAGAACCTGATCGGCGTCGAGAACCAGGGCTTCTACCACCTGATGGCCAACCTGCCCCGGGAGCGGCTGAGCATCGCCGTCGGCGCGGTGGCGGCCTGCGAGAAGCTGCTCGCGCTGACGGTCGGGTACGCCCGGTCCCGGGAGGCGTTCGGCCGGCCGATCGGTGCGTTCCAGCACAACCGGTTCCTCCTGGCCGAGCTGGACACCGAGGTCACCATCGCCCGGACGTTCGTCAACCACTGCGTGGCCGAGCACGACGCGGGCCGGCTCTCGGTGACCGACGCGGCGAAGGCCAAGTGGTGGACCACCGAATTGCAGACCAGGGTCGCCGACCGATGCGTGCAGTTGCACGGCGGCTACGGCTTCATGCTGGAGCACCCGGTGGCGAAGGCTTGGCTGGACAGCCGGGTGCAGACCATCTACGGCGGCACCACCGAGATCATGAAGGAGATCATCGGCCGCGGCCTCGGCCTGTAG
- a CDS encoding DUF397 domain-containing protein, with the protein MDLSSAHWHKSTKSGNNGGNCVEVAANLPGVVAVRDSKDEHGPALVFAPDTFETFVAAVKDQRLG; encoded by the coding sequence ATGGACCTGAGCAGCGCGCACTGGCACAAGAGCACGAAGAGCGGCAACAACGGTGGCAACTGCGTCGAGGTTGCGGCAAATCTCCCTGGCGTCGTCGCTGTCCGGGACAGCAAGGACGAGCACGGGCCGGCGCTGGTGTTCGCCCCGGATACGTTCGAGACGTTCGTTGCCGCGGTCAAGGACCAGCGCCTGGGCTGA
- a CDS encoding hemolysin family protein, translated as MSPGFALIFSVVLLALNGFFVAAEFALVAAKRYRLEQSAAGGGRAARAALDGVRELSLMLAGAQLGITLCTLGLGALAEPAIEHLLSPLLHAVGLPDAASHVVGLLFALGLVTFLHLVVGEMAPKSWAITDAERSAMLLALPFRAFARIARPVLSLLNGLANVMLRVVGVRQQDQLAQVHGPDELRILLEQSREHGLLGAEQHQLLTSMLELQGTTVAQVMEPFDRIVTVRRDDTAERIEHVSRDSGRSRLAVLDAGGEVCGLVHVREAVRAVTNGRPATAGELMTGAFTLPAEASVTEAVAAMRGRQAQLALVRNGGGPTRPIGFVALEDLLEEVIGEFDDETDPIPRGRRLR; from the coding sequence ATGAGCCCCGGGTTCGCGCTGATCTTCTCCGTGGTGCTGCTGGCGCTCAACGGATTCTTCGTGGCGGCCGAGTTCGCGTTGGTCGCCGCCAAGCGGTATCGGCTGGAGCAGTCGGCGGCCGGTGGCGGCCGGGCGGCCCGCGCGGCGCTCGACGGCGTCCGCGAGCTGAGCCTGATGCTTGCCGGCGCCCAGCTCGGCATCACGCTGTGCACGCTCGGCCTCGGTGCGCTCGCCGAGCCGGCCATCGAGCACCTGCTCAGCCCGCTGCTGCACGCGGTCGGCCTGCCGGACGCGGCCAGCCACGTCGTCGGCCTGCTGTTCGCGCTGGGCCTGGTGACCTTCCTGCACCTGGTGGTCGGTGAGATGGCGCCGAAGTCGTGGGCGATCACCGACGCGGAGCGCTCGGCGATGCTGCTGGCGCTGCCGTTCCGGGCCTTCGCCCGGATCGCCCGTCCGGTGCTCTCCCTGCTCAACGGCCTGGCCAACGTGATGCTGCGGGTGGTCGGCGTGCGGCAGCAGGACCAGCTCGCCCAGGTGCACGGCCCGGACGAGCTGCGCATCCTGCTGGAACAGTCCCGGGAGCACGGGCTGCTCGGCGCGGAGCAGCACCAGTTGCTGACAAGCATGCTGGAGTTGCAGGGCACCACGGTCGCGCAGGTGATGGAGCCGTTCGACCGGATCGTCACCGTGCGCCGCGACGACACCGCCGAGCGGATCGAGCACGTGTCGCGGGACAGCGGCCGGTCCCGGCTCGCCGTCCTCGACGCGGGTGGCGAGGTGTGCGGCCTGGTCCACGTACGGGAGGCGGTGCGGGCGGTCACGAACGGCCGGCCGGCCACCGCCGGGGAGCTGATGACTGGCGCGTTCACGCTGCCCGCCGAGGCGTCGGTGACCGAGGCGGTGGCCGCCATGCGGGGCCGGCAGGCGCAGCTCGCGCTGGTGCGCAACGGCGGCGGACCGACCCGGCCGATCGGCTTCGTCGCGCTGGAGGACCTCCTGGAGGAGGTCATCGGCGAGTTCGACGACGAGACCGACCCGATCCCCCGAGGCCGCCGCCTCCGCTGA
- a CDS encoding aminotransferase class I/II-fold pyridoxal phosphate-dependent enzyme, protein MAAHYQVTGSTSAAISASVESAIRTGDLAPGDPLPAVRALAADLGVSPATVARAYQDLRHRGLVATAGRHGTRVRPRPPVATRRAALAPPPRPGTRNLADGHPDERLLPPLGPHLAALAAEADTPTGYADAAVLPELAAVARERLAADGVPADELTVTGGALDGIERLLAAHLRPGDAVAVEDPGWANLLDLIAALGLRTVGVPVDDDGPSVAGVRAALAAGVRALVVTSRAQNPTGAAVSADRAAALRTLLAGRADLLVIEDDHAAELARVPLHPLAGATPAWAFVRSVSKPYGPDLRLAVLAGDEATVARVSGRARVGAGWVSTVLQRLVLSLWRDPATGELVRRAAGGYDRRRDGLVAALAARGLAAHGRTGINVWVPVPDETVAVTALRDAGWSVAPGSLYRIAAAPAVRLTVSTLDAPDLPALADALACAVRPVQGGGPY, encoded by the coding sequence GTGGCAGCACATTATCAGGTGACCGGGTCCACGTCGGCGGCCATTTCGGCGAGCGTGGAATCCGCCATCCGCACCGGCGACCTCGCCCCCGGCGACCCCCTGCCCGCGGTCCGCGCGCTCGCCGCCGACCTCGGCGTCAGCCCGGCCACCGTCGCGCGGGCGTACCAGGACCTGCGGCACCGGGGCCTGGTCGCGACCGCCGGCCGGCACGGCACCCGGGTCCGCCCCCGGCCGCCGGTGGCCACCCGCCGCGCCGCGCTGGCGCCCCCGCCGCGACCCGGCACCCGGAACCTCGCCGACGGGCACCCCGACGAACGGCTGCTGCCCCCGCTCGGTCCGCACCTCGCCGCGCTCGCCGCCGAGGCCGACACCCCGACCGGGTACGCGGACGCCGCCGTCCTGCCCGAGCTGGCCGCGGTCGCCCGGGAACGGCTCGCCGCCGACGGGGTGCCGGCCGACGAGCTGACCGTCACCGGCGGCGCGCTCGACGGCATCGAGCGGCTGCTCGCCGCCCACCTGCGCCCCGGCGACGCGGTGGCGGTGGAGGACCCGGGCTGGGCCAACCTGCTCGACCTGATCGCCGCGCTCGGGCTGCGTACCGTCGGGGTGCCGGTGGACGACGACGGACCGAGCGTGGCCGGGGTGCGGGCCGCGCTGGCCGCCGGGGTACGCGCGCTCGTGGTGACCAGCCGGGCCCAGAACCCGACCGGCGCGGCCGTCTCCGCCGACCGGGCCGCCGCGCTGCGTACGCTGCTCGCCGGCCGCGCCGACCTGCTGGTGATCGAGGACGACCACGCCGCCGAGCTGGCCCGCGTACCCCTGCACCCGCTCGCCGGGGCGACCCCGGCGTGGGCCTTCGTCCGGTCGGTGAGCAAGCCCTACGGGCCCGACCTGCGGCTCGCCGTGCTCGCCGGCGACGAGGCCACCGTGGCGCGGGTGTCCGGCCGGGCGCGGGTCGGCGCCGGCTGGGTGTCCACAGTGCTGCAACGCCTGGTCCTGTCGCTCTGGCGCGACCCGGCCACCGGCGAGCTGGTGCGGCGGGCGGCCGGCGGCTACGACCGGCGGCGCGACGGCCTGGTCGCCGCGCTCGCCGCGCGCGGGCTGGCCGCGCACGGGCGGACCGGGATCAACGTCTGGGTGCCGGTGCCCGACGAGACGGTCGCGGTCACCGCGTTGCGCGACGCCGGCTGGTCGGTGGCGCCAGGCAGTCTCTACCGGATCGCCGCCGCCCCCGCCGTCCGACTCACGGTGAGCACCCTCGACGCCCCCGACCTGCCGGCGCTCGCCGACGCGCTCGCCTGCGCGGTGCGCCCGGTGCAAGGCGGGGGCCCCTATTAA
- a CDS encoding DUF5753 domain-containing protein, giving the protein MNHGLIAAMTEAGETAESLAAQTGVDPKTAQRWVSRGRIPRPLARSRVAAILGKDVKDLWPDVLKRREPSWFRPWAEIEREALALRGFELAWVPGLLQTEAYARATLAMESLTTQEVDELTTARIERQSILRRARPPLFVAVMDEAVLRRPANSDRSVMHEQCLHILACAELNSVQVHVVPLNTPLYPGMGGPFAMAEMPDGTRVAHIDAQVRAQIIEDRGEVGTLEQRWARIVGEALPRTQSINLIREAAASWT; this is encoded by the coding sequence GTGAACCACGGACTCATAGCGGCCATGACCGAAGCGGGTGAGACCGCGGAGAGCCTCGCAGCTCAGACAGGTGTCGACCCCAAGACGGCACAGCGCTGGGTCAGTCGTGGGCGCATCCCGCGCCCCCTGGCCCGCTCCCGGGTGGCGGCCATCCTCGGCAAGGACGTCAAGGACCTGTGGCCGGACGTGCTCAAGAGACGTGAGCCGTCATGGTTCCGCCCCTGGGCCGAGATCGAGCGGGAAGCGCTGGCCCTACGTGGATTCGAACTTGCCTGGGTGCCGGGGCTGTTGCAGACCGAAGCGTACGCCAGGGCGACGCTGGCGATGGAGTCACTGACCACGCAGGAGGTGGACGAGCTGACCACCGCTCGGATCGAGCGTCAGTCGATCCTTCGCCGCGCCCGGCCGCCGCTCTTCGTCGCGGTCATGGACGAGGCGGTCCTTCGCCGTCCGGCCAACTCAGACCGTTCAGTGATGCACGAACAATGCCTGCACATCCTCGCCTGCGCCGAGCTGAACTCGGTACAGGTGCACGTAGTTCCCCTCAACACGCCGCTGTACCCCGGAATGGGAGGTCCGTTCGCGATGGCCGAGATGCCGGACGGCACTCGCGTAGCCCATATTGACGCGCAGGTCAGGGCGCAGATCATCGAGGACCGGGGTGAAGTCGGTACCCTGGAACAACGCTGGGCGCGCATAGTAGGGGAAGCTCTCCCTCGAACTCAATCGATCAACCTCATCAGAGAAGCGGCAGCGTCATGGACCTGA
- a CDS encoding MFS transporter has translation MTTDLTAPAPPRPDVAGIQRRTLRLLVCTQIIGGVGVAIGISVGALLAARVAGTALAGLAQSAGVVGAALLAVPVTRLMGARGRRPGLVAAYLVGAAGGALVVVATATRVVPLLFVGMLLFGGGTAANLQARYTAVDLAAPERRGRQLSLVVWATTIGSVAAPNFAALADDTTRGWGLPVLAGPFAFSAVAFVLAAVVLLILLRPDPLLTARRLAAAEDARPAGPAPAVTRRGGMVAAWRTVRGRPAARLGIAAVAVGHLVMVAVMSMTPVHLGEWHSDADVLRVVGIVLSLHIAGMYALSPVVGWLTDRLGRRPVILGGVGLLLAACAVAGTAGHHTAPLSVGLALLGLGWSGTMVAGSTLLSESVPTADRPGVQGLSDLLMGLAGAGAAAVSGFVLRAVGYPTLTLLAAIAVVPLVALALRTPGAAGASGVAGVSGAGGHQEED, from the coding sequence ATGACCACCGACCTGACCGCGCCGGCGCCGCCCCGGCCCGACGTCGCCGGCATCCAGCGGCGTACCCTCCGGCTGCTCGTCTGCACCCAGATCATCGGCGGCGTCGGCGTCGCCATCGGCATCTCGGTCGGCGCGTTGCTCGCGGCCCGGGTCGCCGGCACCGCCCTGGCCGGGCTGGCACAGAGCGCCGGGGTGGTCGGTGCCGCGCTGCTCGCCGTACCGGTGACCCGGCTGATGGGGGCCCGCGGGCGGCGACCCGGCCTGGTCGCGGCCTATCTGGTCGGCGCGGCCGGCGGGGCGCTCGTGGTGGTGGCCACCGCGACCCGCGTGGTGCCGCTGCTCTTCGTCGGCATGCTGCTGTTCGGCGGCGGCACGGCGGCGAACCTCCAGGCCCGCTACACGGCCGTCGACCTGGCCGCGCCGGAACGCCGTGGGCGGCAGTTGTCGCTCGTGGTCTGGGCCACCACCATCGGCTCGGTGGCCGCGCCGAACTTCGCCGCGCTCGCCGACGACACCACCCGGGGATGGGGCCTGCCGGTGCTGGCCGGCCCGTTCGCCTTCAGCGCCGTCGCGTTCGTGCTGGCCGCCGTCGTACTCCTGATCCTGCTCCGCCCGGACCCGCTGCTCACCGCGCGCCGGCTGGCGGCGGCCGAGGACGCACGTCCCGCCGGCCCCGCACCGGCGGTCACCCGCCGCGGTGGCATGGTCGCCGCGTGGCGGACGGTACGCGGACGGCCGGCCGCCCGCCTCGGCATCGCGGCGGTCGCGGTGGGGCACCTGGTGATGGTCGCGGTGATGTCGATGACCCCGGTGCACCTCGGCGAGTGGCACTCCGACGCGGACGTGCTGCGGGTGGTCGGCATCGTGCTCAGCCTGCACATCGCCGGCATGTACGCGCTGTCGCCGGTGGTGGGTTGGCTGACCGACCGGCTGGGCCGGCGGCCGGTGATCCTCGGTGGCGTGGGGCTGCTGCTGGCCGCGTGCGCGGTCGCCGGCACCGCCGGCCACCACACCGCGCCGCTCTCGGTGGGGCTGGCGCTGCTCGGGCTGGGCTGGTCGGGCACCATGGTGGCGGGCTCGACGCTGCTGTCGGAGTCGGTGCCGACCGCCGACCGGCCCGGTGTGCAGGGCCTGTCCGACCTGCTCATGGGGCTGGCCGGGGCGGGTGCGGCGGCGGTGAGCGGGTTCGTCCTGCGGGCCGTGGGGTACCCGACGCTGACCCTGCTGGCGGCCATCGCGGTGGTGCCGTTGGTGGCGCTGGCGTTGCGGACTCCGGGCGCAGCCGGGGCTTCCGGCGTGGCCGGCGTTTCCGGCGCCGGCGGACATCAAGAGGAGGACTGA